The Ignavibacteria bacterium genome contains the following window.
GACAGAGGTTGGATTAGATTTACGATAGCTCACGAATTGGGACATTATTTTCATGCTAAATATAATAATAGTTTGAGTTCACAATATGAAATTAAAACAGTACGTAATAAAATGGATGACAGAGAAGGGGAATTATTTGCTAATGAATTTGCTGCGAATCTTCTGATGCCAGAAAATTTTTATTTAGACTTTATGAAATACAGAGAACCTACAATCGAAAATTTTAAGCTAGTTTCAGAAGAATTTTGTGTTTCCCTACCTGCGGCTGCTGTACGTTATACACAATTAGGTTCAGAGCCAATAGCAGTTATATTTAGTGAAGATGGTAAGATAAAGTGGAAGTTTGAGAGTGAGGAATTTCCATTCAAGTATATTAGATCCAACAGTAATGTACCCTACAAATCAGCCGCTAATAGTTTACTAAATTCATCGAAAGAATTTGAAACAAATGAAATTAAATGTAATGCTTGGTATTATGCAGATTCGAAAGCGAAAAAATCCAATGTGATTTTGAAAGAAGAGAGTATGAGAATTGATGGTAAATCAGCAATTTTGACAATTTTAAGGTTAGTGTGATTATAATAAATTTTTAGGGTATGGAATTAATTTTAGTAAAGAACAAAATTAGCTCGCAGATCTCGCAGATTTCGCTGATAAAATATCTGTGATAATCCGTGTCCTATTAAGAAAAAAATGGGACACGGATAAACACGGATTGGACGGATTTACACAGATTGTTAAAAAATAATCTGTGGAGATCTGTGTTCTATCTGCATTAATCTGTGTTCTATTAAGAAAATAAAAATGGGACACGGATGAACACGGATATGGACGTATTTACACAGATATTAATGATAATCTGCGAGGAGTGATGATTGGATTTATAGATCGCTCCTAATGGAGCTTTGGATTTTTTTTGTGTATGTGTTTTTCTACAAAGAGGACGCTTCTAAGGAAGCTAATAATTTATTACAATCGATTTTTTTTATAAATGGCACGCAGATCTCGCAGATTTCGCTGATAAATAATCTGTGATAATTTGTGTTTTTATCTGT
Protein-coding sequences here:
- a CDS encoding ImmA/IrrE family metallo-endopeptidase codes for the protein MAEKIYEDFDFKFPKEVDLEIIANSECILIETIELTEGDGLIIFNQDGGIIKVNSKIIDRGWIRFTIAHELGHYFHAKYNNSLSSQYEIKTVRNKMDDREGELFANEFAANLLMPENFYLDFMKYREPTIENFKLVSEEFCVSLPAAAVRYTQLGSEPIAVIFSEDGKIKWKFESEEFPFKYIRSNSNVPYKSAANSLLNSSKEFETNEIKCNAWYYADSKAKKSNVILKEESMRIDGKSAILTILRLV